The sequence below is a genomic window from Macrobrachium nipponense isolate FS-2020 chromosome 40, ASM1510439v2, whole genome shotgun sequence.
tatatattatatacaatattatataataataacatgtattatatccatacatatatatatatatatagcatatagatatatactattattataccATAGagatatcattcgagctacaaatgtcctttaatatctaattcgctctaccccggaattgatatattctcatatatgtaccgaaggggaatttttagttgagaataatttcgtctcctcatgggtccggtggttcgatcccatgaggggacgaaattattctcaactaaaaattccccttcggtacatatatgagaatatatcaattccgaggttagagcgaattagatattagaggacatttgtagctcgaatgatctatatgaatcacggtgatgtgatgattattcatatatatatatatatatatatatatatatatatatatatatatatatatatatatatatatatacacatatatatatatatatatatatatatctatatatataatatatatatatatatatatatatatatatatatatatatatatacttcagatcACTCATAAATGTCCTAAGAAGGCCACCGTTTTAATCCCAACAACCAGGTCTCAATTTCAAGAAGCAGATATTCATCCTCGCCTGCTGCAGCAACCCTGTCTATGAAGAACTGGCCTTATCCATAGACTTGAAGCAGTGGCTCTCCGTATGTGTGGCTCTCGATCTGGACGACAAAATCTGGCACTTATCCGCCGGTGGATTGACATCATCTGGCAAGGTAAAAATCGGTAGAGACGATGGTTTCGCGGTGCGGGAAGGTGGTCTGCTACTCTTAGGCCAAGATCAGGACATCCTCGATGGTGGGCTGAACAAATTCCAGAGCCTCCACGCTGACCTGTCTGACTTGAGATTTTATGACTATGTCCTTCCGGAATCGGTGATGAAATCTTATACGGAATGCAGCATCCACATCAATGTTGTGCCGAAGATTGGCTTTCAAGACTTAGAGAAAGACTTTGACCTCTTAAATGTAGATTTGTTCGAAAGCTACGAAGGGTCCTTCTGCAGCAAAGACAACAATTTCACGATAGTTCTTCCAGAGCCTCGTACCTTCAAGGACAGTGCCCTGGTGTGCCACACATCTGGAGGAACGCTGTCTGTACCCTACACCTCAGCAGACAAACGAAAACTATACGAAACTGCTGAACCTTATGATAGCAGGTGTAGTGAGAGTACAATAGATAGTTTTTGGCTTGGAGTGAGAGGCGACCCAGAAACTCAGGAATGGCGTCATTACTACTCAAATACCCCGTTGTCATATACCAATTTCGCTTACGGATCTGGATTAAACATCTCACAAGAATCCAACTGTGTATCCTTCGTAGCCAGTGCAAACACAGTTGAATCAAGACACGGCATCTGGTTCTCAATGAACTGCTTTGAAGAGCGTTGTGCCATATGCCACTTCAACAAAGTGGAAGTTCTTCACGCCAGGGGACTGTGTGTGGAGTCTGAATTTGACCGCGATTACTTCCTGAGCTTTGAAAATAACAGCATTTCTTTTTCAGGAGTCTATTACTCACAAATTGTGAAAAATCCCGCCGTTACCGATCCAGTGACTGGTATCACAAGTTACGGTTCGTGGACTTTGTTTCGACTTGACAAACCTGATATTCAGGCGACGCTGGAGATGACGTCACCAACTGACTACCCAATCGGGTTCAACACCTGGATTGTCAAGAATGACAGATGTGGTCAATATAATATGACGCTCGTCCTGACATCTTGTGGTTTCGGAACAGTTTTCTTGCAATGATGGAGCCTGTGTGAAAATCGAGGAAAGATGTAATCTCGCAACAGATTGCCCTGATGGCTCTGACGAGCTCAACTGCAACTTCCTAGAACTGGATAGTTCCTACGACGCCTCAGATTCCCCATCAAGGGAGGAAGACGAGCCAGTGCAGGTCCTATTTGAAATGAACATCCTTTCCATCAGAAAAATCGACATAGCCAACTTCAATTTCGTTACTGAGGTACAGATTATTCTGGAGTGGGTTGATGAACGTTTGGTGTTCAAGCACCTTAACAAAGATATCGAGCTGAATGCGATCTCAAACTTCATTCCATGGTTGCCAGAACTGGAATTCTTGGGAGATGGAATGGCTATGAGTGAAGTACAGCTTAGGAGGTCAAGACTGACGGTAAATCGCCAGTCGGATCCGTTACCTGACAATGATCAAGAAGTGCAAGAAGGTGAGGCAACTGCTGAATGCgttcattttgaaaaattttatttcattttcctttccataGAAAATATAGAATTGAATaagtgattattgttattattattattattattattattattatgctttctttgtgaaatatttatttcatttttcctttcgaTAGAAAATATAGTGTTGATtaagcgattattattattattattattattattattattattattattattattattattattattattattattattattatgctttccttttgaaatattttatttcagtttccttTCGATAGAAAATATAGTGGTGAATaagctattattaatattattattattaaaaaaagcacCGTAAACTTCCCCAAAAACACTGAAGATTAGAGATAGCCTCAGCAAAAGGCACCAATAAAAAG
It includes:
- the LOC135212014 gene encoding uncharacterized protein LOC135212014 isoform X1 — translated: MEDQDGGRLDTGRHWKTSRSWSRLAEFLFFCVVLLANAPRAVDSQGAMKSVVRFQANGIARTDTLLRYRKKVPAMRGFTVCFRIRLLQARDEDAVFSYAVEDEANEIYLGLNFKKQIFILACCSNPVYEELALSIDLKQWLSVCVALDLDDKIWHLSAGGLTSSGKVKIGRDDGFAVREGGLLLLGQDQDILDGGLNKFQSLHADLSDLRFYDYVLPESVMKSYTECSIHINVVPKIGFQDLEKDFDLLNVDLFESYEGSFCSKDNNFTIVLPEPRTFKDSALVCHTSGGTLSVPYTSADKRKLYETAEPYDSRCSESTIDSFWLGVRGDPETQEWRHYYSNTPLSYTNFAYGSGLNISQESNCVSFVASANTVESRHGIWFSMNCFEERCAICHFNKVEVLHARGLCVESEFDRDYFLSFENNSISFSGVYYSQIVKNPAVTDPVTGITSYGSWTLFRLDKPDIQATLEMTSPTDYPIGFNTWIVKNDRCGQYNMTLVLTSCGFGTVFLQ